A single region of the Candidatus Bathyarchaeota archaeon genome encodes:
- a CDS encoding nucleotidyltransferase domain-containing protein, which yields MRMLNFSKSISAAKIALSILRKIGGVYIHERLNKKRVYRLCDPEVLTYIFSEKIFNLWKLKQERYCRLIGLILIEILKNFNNLQSVVVYGSVARGVARVDSDVDLLIIMESNESLSKRIDKFLKIEFSNKISEELDWLYKKAIDTHISFLPLNPKEAEAFPPILLDVINEGIVLFDDGFYKELTKKKKEVLSKLKAKRVFLSKNEWFWDLKPEIKFGEVIEI from the coding sequence TTGAGGATGCTGAACTTCTCTAAATCTATTTCAGCAGCTAAAATTGCTTTAAGCATTTTAAGAAAAATCGGTGGAGTTTATATTCATGAACGTTTAAATAAAAAAAGAGTTTATAGATTATGTGATCCAGAAGTTTTAACCTATATTTTTTCCGAGAAAATATTTAATTTATGGAAGCTTAAACAAGAAAGATATTGTAGATTAATAGGGTTAATTTTAATAGAAATTTTAAAAAACTTCAATAATTTACAAAGCGTTGTTGTTTATGGAAGTGTTGCCCGAGGCGTTGCAAGAGTTGATAGTGATGTTGATTTACTTATAATAATGGAAAGTAATGAAAGCTTAAGTAAAAGAATTGATAAATTTTTAAAAATAGAATTTTCAAATAAAATTAGTGAAGAGCTAGATTGGCTTTATAAAAAAGCCATTGACACGCATATTTCTTTTCTTCCATTAAACCCTAAAGAAGCTGAAGCTTTTCCACCAATCTTGCTAGACGTAATAAATGAAGGAATTGTTTTATTTGATGATGGTTTTTATAAAGAGTTAACTAAAAAGAAAAAAGAGGTTTTATCTAAACTTAAAGCGAAAAGAGTGTTTCTTTCTAAAAATGAATGGTTTTGGGATTTAAAACCTGAAATAAAATTTGGGGAAGTTATTGAAATTTGA